One segment of Ficedula albicollis isolate OC2 chromosome 2, FicAlb1.5, whole genome shotgun sequence DNA contains the following:
- the TRAM1 gene encoding translocating chain-associated membrane protein 1 codes for MLVAIIIHAIIQEYVLDKINRKMHFSKTKHSKFNESGQLSAFYLFSCVWGTSILVSENYISDPTSLWRDYPHTLIPFQMKFFYILQLAYWFHAFPELYFQKTKKEDIFRQIVYIGLYLFHIAGAYLLNLTHLGLVLLVLHYFVEFLFHISRLFYFSDEKYQKGFSLWAVLFVLGRLLTLILSVLTFGFGLARAEDQQLNFSTGNFNILAVRISVLASICMTQAFMMWKFINFQLRRWREHSSSQPQSVKKKFVSAKGKTSRKERENGINGTVTSNGADSPRSRKDKSS; via the exons atgcTTGTAGCAATAATCATACATGCTATAATTCAGGAGTATGTGCTGGAT aaaatcaaCAGGAAAATGCACTTTTCAAAAACAAAGCATAGCAAGTTCAATGAGTCTGGGCAACTTAGTGCATTCTAccttttctcctgtgtttgGGGAACAAGTATTCTTGTCTCT gagAACTATATATCAGATCCGACCTCTCTGTGGAGGGACTATCCGCACACTCTGATTCC GTTTCAAATGAAGTTTTTCTACATCTTACAGTTGGCATACTGGTTTCATGCTTTTCCAGAACTGTACtttcagaaaactaaaaaa GAAGATATCTTTCGCCAGATTGTGTACATTGGACTTTACCTCTTTCATATTGCTGGAGCCTATCTTCTGAA TCTGACCCATCTTGGACTTGTTCTTCTGGTATTGCATTACTTCGTTGAATTTCTTTTCCACATATCCCGTCTTTTCTACTTCAGTGATGAAAAATACCAGAAAGG attttCACTGTGGGcagttctttttgttttgggaaGGCTTCTCACCTTGATCCTCTCAGTCCTCACTTTTGGCTTTGGATTGGCAAGAGCAGAAGATCAGCAGCTGAATTTCAGTACTGGGAACTTTAATATTCTGGCTGTTAG AATCAGTGTGCTGGCCTCCATCTGCATGACTCAAGCATTTATGATGTGGAAGTTCATTAATTTCCAGCTTCGGAGGTGGAGAGAGCATTCTTCTTCTCAGCCTCAGTCAGTGAAAAAGAAGTTTGTATCAGCTAAAGGAAAGACctccagaaaagaaagag aaaatggaataaatggAACAGTGACCTCAAACGGAGCAGACTCGCCTCGCAGCAGGAAGGATAAATCCTCGTAA